A region of the Stieleria neptunia genome:
GTCGATCTGTTGCTGTTGGGGTTGCTCTGTCGCGGGCACGTGCTGCTCCATGGCGTCCCAGGATTGGGCAAAACGTTGATGGCGCGGACGCTGTCGTCGACGCTGGATTTGAAATTCAAACGCGTGCAGTTCACACCCGACTTGATGCCTTCGGATATCACCGGCACCGACGTGATCGAGGAGCAGGAGGGCGGCGGCGGGCATCAATTGAAATTCGTCCCGGGCCCGATCTTCACCAATTTCCTGCTGGCCGATGAAGTCAATCGGACGCCGCCGAAGACGCAAGCGGCCTTGTTGCAGGCGATGCAGGAACACGAGGTTTCGATCGGCAACACCACCTACGAATTGGATCCTCCGTTTTTCGTTGTGGCGACGCAAAACCCGATCGAGATGGAAGGCACGTACCCGCTGCCGGAGGCCCAAGTCGATCGATTCATGTTCAACATTCGCGTCCGCTACCCGACGATCCAAGAGGAAGCGGACATCATTCGCGGCACGACCGGGACGGAGACGTTGGAGCCATCGGCGGTGCTCTCCTCGGCCGACTTGCTGCAGTTGCAAGACATCGTTCGCAGCGTGCCGGTGTCCGACGACGTGATCATGTACGCGGCCCGACTGGTCGCGGCGACCCGGCCGCAAAAGAGTGACCGCGGCGCGACCGCGTCCGGAAACGAAGTCGAGATGGTGCGAAAGTACGTCACCTATGGCGCCAGCCCCCGCGCCGGCCAAGCGTTGGTGTTGGCCGGAAAAGCCCGCGCGGTTCTGGAAGGCCGCTACCACGTCGATTTTGCGGACATCGCGGCGCTGGCCCATCCGGTGCTGCGACATCGGTTGGTGCTGAATTTCCACGGCCGGGCCGACAACGTGGACTCCGATGACGTGATCGATGCGTTGCTCAAAGCGATCAAGGAGGACGTCTCTTGATCGCCACGCCCCAGCCCACGCAACGTTCCCAGTCGAAATCGGGCGGCGGGCACGATCGCCCCGACTGGCTCAAACCGGACGAACTGGCCCGACTCAGTTCGATCGAACTGCGCGCCCGCGGCGTGGTGGAAGGCTTTTTGCAGGGTCTGCACCGCAGCCCCTTCATCGGCTACAGCGTCGAGTTCTCCTCGCACCGCCGCTATGGCCCCGGTGATGACCTGCGGCACGTCAATTGGAAACTGTTCGCGCGTCAGCGAAAGTTGTACGTCAAAGAATTTGATGCCGAGACC
Encoded here:
- a CDS encoding AAA family ATPase, with protein sequence MSSTTENRTSPQLSKAQPSNNGQLLDQVDKLRESRRQLREEVGKVIVGQQDVVDLLLLGLLCRGHVLLHGVPGLGKTLMARTLSSTLDLKFKRVQFTPDLMPSDITGTDVIEEQEGGGGHQLKFVPGPIFTNFLLADEVNRTPPKTQAALLQAMQEHEVSIGNTTYELDPPFFVVATQNPIEMEGTYPLPEAQVDRFMFNIRVRYPTIQEEADIIRGTTGTETLEPSAVLSSADLLQLQDIVRSVPVSDDVIMYAARLVAATRPQKSDRGATASGNEVEMVRKYVTYGASPRAGQALVLAGKARAVLEGRYHVDFADIAALAHPVLRHRLVLNFHGRADNVDSDDVIDALLKAIKEDVS